Proteins encoded by one window of Nocardia goodfellowii:
- a CDS encoding DUF3043 domain-containing protein, giving the protein MAADTRNPSTVTLGKGRPTPKRRDAQGKRRGPVAPAPLTAKEARARRKATRGTKADRKAASAERRLAAQDRRARMLAGEDKYLLPRDQGPVRAFARDVVDARRNLVGLFMPMALVLILTTFVLPAYQGVVTLVMLAMMLFMMIEGVILGRMVNNRVRERFPETTDGGVKLGWYAFVRASQIRKMRAPKPRVSPGDAI; this is encoded by the coding sequence GTGGCCGCCGACACCCGCAACCCATCCACCGTCACCCTGGGCAAAGGGCGTCCGACACCGAAACGTCGTGACGCGCAAGGCAAACGGCGCGGCCCGGTCGCGCCCGCCCCGCTGACCGCCAAGGAGGCCCGGGCCCGGCGCAAGGCCACTCGCGGCACCAAGGCGGACCGGAAAGCGGCCTCCGCCGAGCGCCGTCTGGCCGCCCAGGACCGCCGCGCGCGCATGCTCGCCGGTGAGGACAAGTACCTGCTGCCCCGCGATCAGGGCCCGGTGCGCGCCTTCGCACGTGACGTAGTCGACGCCCGGCGCAATCTGGTCGGGTTGTTCATGCCGATGGCGCTGGTGCTGATCCTGACCACCTTCGTGCTGCCCGCCTACCAGGGCGTAGTGACCTTGGTCATGCTCGCGATGATGCTCTTCATGATGATCGAGGGCGTCATCCTCGGGCGCATGGTCAACAACCGGGTCCGCGAGCGGTTCCCCGAGACCACCGACGGCGGCGTCAAGCTCGGCTGGTACGCGTTCGTGCGCGCCTCGCAGATCCGCAAGATGCGCGCGCCGAAGCCGCGGGTCAGCCCCGGTGACGCGATCTAG
- a CDS encoding helix-turn-helix domain-containing protein, which translates to MLSKVAVVLATKVAMFEFGVICEVFGLDRTADGIPAFDFKVCGVEPGVGLPSSTPGVTITPAYGLEHIARADLVALPAFPAAAMDDIDPAVIDAVRAADAAGATILTVCSGAFLAGAAGLLDGRKCTTHWRYVDELAARFPEATVDPDVLFVDEGNLITSAGTAAGIDACLHLVRREIGSAAANSIARRMVVPPQRDGGQRQFIERPVPACTTDSLRSTLQWLNENLDHPHTIEDLAARSMMSTRTFARRFAAETGTTPVKWLTNQRVLYAKHLLEETDHSLEYIATRAGFGSGALLRHHFQRLVGIAPTEYRRRFGPVSSVPD; encoded by the coding sequence ATGCTGTCGAAGGTCGCCGTGGTACTCGCCACGAAGGTCGCCATGTTCGAGTTCGGCGTCATCTGTGAGGTTTTCGGCCTCGACCGCACCGCCGACGGCATCCCCGCCTTCGACTTCAAGGTCTGCGGCGTCGAACCGGGCGTCGGCCTGCCCTCCTCCACTCCGGGGGTCACCATCACGCCCGCCTACGGCCTCGAGCACATCGCGCGAGCCGACCTCGTCGCCCTTCCGGCCTTCCCCGCCGCCGCCATGGACGACATCGATCCGGCCGTCATCGACGCCGTCCGCGCCGCCGACGCCGCGGGCGCGACCATCCTCACCGTTTGCTCGGGCGCCTTCCTGGCCGGTGCCGCGGGCCTGCTCGACGGCCGCAAATGCACCACCCACTGGCGCTACGTCGACGAACTCGCCGCCCGCTTCCCCGAAGCCACCGTCGACCCCGACGTCCTGTTCGTCGACGAAGGCAATCTCATCACCAGCGCGGGCACCGCCGCCGGCATCGATGCCTGCCTGCACCTGGTGCGCCGCGAAATCGGCAGCGCCGCGGCCAACTCCATCGCCCGGCGGATGGTCGTTCCGCCGCAACGCGACGGCGGCCAGCGCCAATTCATCGAGCGCCCCGTCCCCGCCTGCACCACCGACAGCCTGCGCAGCACTCTGCAATGGCTCAACGAGAACCTCGACCACCCGCACACCATCGAGGACCTCGCGGCCCGCTCGATGATGTCCACCCGCACCTTCGCCCGCCGCTTCGCCGCCGAGACCGGCACCACCCCGGTGAAGTGGCTGACCAACCAGCGCGTCCTCTACGCCAAGCATCTCCTCGAGGAGACCGACCACAGCCTCGAATACATCGCCACCCGAGCCGGTTTCGGTTCCGGCGCCCTGCTGCGCCATCACTTCCAGCGCCTGGTCGGCATCGCTCCCACCGAGTATCGCCGCCGCTTCGGCCCGGTCTCCTCGGTCCCGGACTGA
- a CDS encoding MBL fold metallo-hydrolase, producing MSSERLYFRQLLSGRDYAVGDPIATQMRNFAYLIGDRETGACVVVDPAYAAGDLVDIAEGDGLRLTGVLATHHHPDHVGGSMMGFTLRGVRELLEKTSVPVHVNKQELSWVANVTGIAESELSGHEHGDKITVGAFDIELLHTPGHTPGSQCFLFDNRLIAGDTLFVDGCGRTDFPGGDSDEMFRSLRYLAGLPSDPVVYPGHWYSQEPSANLSHIKDNNYVMRPQTLEQWQMLMPG from the coding sequence ATGTCTTCCGAGCGCCTCTATTTTCGACAGCTGCTGTCCGGACGGGATTACGCCGTCGGCGATCCGATCGCGACGCAGATGCGCAATTTCGCCTATCTGATCGGCGACCGGGAGACCGGTGCGTGTGTGGTGGTCGATCCCGCTTACGCGGCGGGCGATCTGGTCGATATCGCCGAGGGTGACGGGCTGCGATTGACCGGTGTGCTTGCGACACACCATCATCCGGATCATGTCGGGGGCAGCATGATGGGGTTCACGCTGCGCGGGGTCCGGGAGCTGCTCGAAAAGACGAGTGTGCCGGTGCATGTCAACAAGCAGGAATTGAGCTGGGTGGCGAATGTCACCGGGATCGCGGAGAGCGAGTTGTCCGGCCACGAGCACGGAGACAAGATCACCGTCGGCGCATTCGACATCGAGTTATTACACACGCCCGGCCACACCCCCGGTAGCCAGTGCTTCCTGTTCGACAACCGGCTCATCGCCGGCGACACCCTTTTCGTCGACGGCTGCGGCCGCACCGACTTCCCCGGCGGCGACTCCGACGAGATGTTCCGCAGCCTGCGCTACCTCGCGGGTTTGCCGAGCGATCCCGTTGTCTACCCGGGGCATTGGTACTCGCAGGAACCCAGCGCGAACCTGTCCCACATCAAGGACAACAACTACGTCATGCGCCCGCAGACCCTGGAGCAGTGGCAGATGCTGATGCCGGGCTGA
- the cobT gene encoding nicotinate-nucleotide--dimethylbenzimidazole phosphoribosyltransferase produces the protein MTHGFGPVAPPDAQSRAAAEQRQAQLTKPGGALGRLEDLGNWVAACQGVCPPKQFERARVVVFAGDHGVARHGVSAYPSEVTAQMVANFLGGGAAVNALAAVAGATVRVADISVDADTDPSISKHKVRRASGSIDREDALTLEEVAAALAAGKVIADEEIDAGADLLIAGDMGIGNTTPATVLIATLTDKEPVAAVGRGTGVDDEGWARKVAAIRDGMRRARPSAKDPVDLLRVAAGADLAAITGFLAQAATRRTPVILDGVVVTAAALVAEDLAAGASAWWLAGHRSTEPAHKLALDHLRLDPLLDLNMRLGEGSGALTALPLLRAAVATLADMSTFAEAGVSTADPETASATELPDAPPSLRK, from the coding sequence GTGACACACGGATTCGGACCGGTTGCGCCCCCGGACGCGCAGAGCCGTGCGGCGGCCGAACAGCGGCAGGCGCAACTGACCAAACCCGGTGGGGCGCTGGGCCGATTGGAAGATCTCGGCAACTGGGTGGCCGCCTGCCAGGGCGTGTGCCCGCCGAAACAGTTCGAGCGTGCGCGGGTCGTGGTGTTCGCCGGAGATCACGGAGTGGCGCGGCACGGTGTCTCCGCCTACCCGAGCGAGGTGACGGCGCAAATGGTCGCCAACTTCCTCGGTGGCGGCGCGGCGGTCAACGCGCTCGCGGCAGTCGCCGGGGCGACCGTCCGGGTCGCCGACATCTCCGTCGACGCCGACACCGACCCGTCGATCAGCAAGCACAAGGTGCGCCGCGCCAGCGGCTCCATCGATCGCGAGGACGCGCTCACCCTGGAAGAGGTCGCGGCCGCGTTGGCGGCGGGCAAGGTGATCGCCGACGAGGAGATCGACGCGGGGGCCGACCTGCTCATCGCGGGCGATATGGGCATCGGGAACACCACCCCCGCCACCGTCCTCATCGCCACCCTCACCGACAAGGAACCGGTAGCGGCCGTCGGCCGCGGCACCGGCGTGGACGACGAAGGCTGGGCCCGCAAGGTCGCCGCCATCCGCGACGGCATGCGCCGCGCCCGCCCCTCCGCCAAAGACCCGGTCGACCTGCTGCGCGTCGCCGCGGGCGCCGACCTCGCCGCCATCACCGGCTTCCTCGCCCAGGCCGCCACCCGGCGCACACCCGTCATCCTCGACGGCGTCGTGGTCACCGCCGCCGCGCTGGTCGCCGAGGACCTCGCCGCCGGCGCGTCGGCCTGGTGGCTCGCCGGTCACCGCTCCACCGAACCCGCGCACAAACTCGCCCTCGACCATTTGCGCCTGGATCCCCTGCTCGACCTGAACATGCGCCTGGGCGAAGGTTCCGGCGCCCTCACCGCCCTACCCCTGCTCCGCGCCGCCGTCGCCACCCTGGCCGACATGTCGACCTTCGCCGAAGCCGGGGTCAGCACCGCGGATCCCGAAACCGCCTCCGCCACAGAGCTTCCCGACGCCCCACCGTCCCTGCGCAAGTGA
- the cobU gene encoding bifunctional adenosylcobinamide kinase/adenosylcobinamide-phosphate guanylyltransferase, whose amino-acid sequence MSKPVARPPRTLVLGGARSGKSAHAEELAGAAGAVRYLATSVPDPADLDFAERIARHRERRPAAWHVVESADPATVLTETPFAGATLIDDIGTWLTARIDARAAWDAPRGTIAPEADDLVAAVESYPCRLVIVSPEVGMGVIPATRSGRLFRDEIGTLNQRLAAVCDEAFLVVAGLPLRLK is encoded by the coding sequence GTGTCGAAACCTGTGGCGCGTCCGCCGCGGACGCTGGTGCTCGGTGGGGCCCGCTCGGGTAAGTCGGCGCACGCCGAGGAACTCGCCGGTGCGGCGGGGGCGGTGCGGTACCTGGCGACATCGGTGCCGGATCCGGCCGATCTCGACTTCGCGGAGCGGATCGCCCGGCATCGGGAGCGCCGCCCCGCGGCCTGGCACGTCGTCGAAAGCGCCGATCCCGCAACAGTTTTGACCGAGACGCCGTTCGCGGGAGCGACGCTGATCGATGACATCGGCACCTGGCTGACCGCGCGGATCGATGCGCGCGCGGCATGGGACGCGCCGCGCGGCACCATCGCTCCGGAGGCCGACGACCTGGTCGCCGCGGTCGAGTCCTATCCCTGCCGATTGGTGATCGTCAGCCCGGAGGTCGGCATGGGCGTCATCCCCGCCACCCGATCCGGACGCCTGTTCCGCGACGAGATCGGCACACTCAATCAGCGGCTCGCCGCGGTCTGTGACGAAGCTTTCCTCGTCGTCGCGGGCCTCCCCCTCCGGCTCAAATAG
- a CDS encoding adenosylcobinamide-GDP ribazoletransferase, with protein MTGVRLAFSWLTVFPVRGPEQVDRAAAGRAIASAPLVGVTLGAAAAGMLWGLVTIGASALLAGFVVVAGLALITRGMHLDGLADTFDGLGSYGPPERARQIMKSGGAGPFGVAAMVFAVAVQAISFAALAEANRWFAVALAVALGRIVVVTACRRGLEAAPDTGFGALVASTQPLWTGVVWTGVATSAAVFAVPGRPWLGPLVVLCAAGLSAMLVRHTARRFGGLSGDVLGAALEVSVACAAAGLSLRV; from the coding sequence GTGACCGGGGTGCGATTGGCGTTCTCCTGGTTGACGGTGTTCCCGGTGCGCGGGCCGGAGCAGGTCGACCGGGCGGCGGCGGGACGGGCTATCGCATCCGCGCCGTTGGTCGGAGTCACGCTCGGTGCGGCGGCGGCCGGAATGCTCTGGGGCTTGGTGACGATCGGGGCGAGCGCGTTGCTGGCCGGGTTCGTGGTGGTGGCGGGGCTGGCGCTGATCACCCGGGGTATGCATCTGGATGGGCTGGCCGACACCTTCGACGGCCTCGGCAGCTATGGACCGCCGGAGCGGGCCAGACAGATCATGAAGAGCGGCGGGGCGGGGCCGTTCGGGGTGGCGGCGATGGTGTTCGCCGTTGCCGTACAGGCGATTTCGTTCGCGGCGCTGGCCGAGGCGAACCGGTGGTTCGCGGTCGCGCTGGCGGTGGCCCTCGGACGAATCGTGGTGGTGACGGCCTGTCGGCGGGGACTCGAGGCCGCGCCGGATACCGGGTTCGGGGCGCTGGTCGCCTCGACGCAGCCGCTGTGGACCGGTGTCGTGTGGACCGGGGTCGCGACGTCGGCCGCGGTGTTCGCGGTGCCGGGCCGGCCGTGGCTCGGTCCGCTGGTGGTGCTGTGTGCGGCCGGGCTGTCGGCGATGCTCGTGCGCCATACCGCACGACGATTCGGTGGGCTCTCCGGAGACGTGCTCGGCGCCGCGCTGGAGGTCTCGGTGGCCTGTGCGGCGGCGGGACTATCGCTGCGCGTCTAG
- a CDS encoding branched-chain amino acid aminotransferase encodes MTVAAQFTRIPHPAPAPAQRVQEILAAPGFGRYFTDHMVSIDYTDGQWGNARVEPYGSLSMDPATMVFHYGQAIFEGLKAYRQGDGSLSCFRIDANAARFQRSARRMAMAELPEELFIESVRQLLEVDERWVPAAGGEDSLYLRPFMFATEVGVGVKPADSYKYLLLGSPAGAYFKGGVKPVKVWLSSEFVRAAPGGTGEAKVAGNYAASLLAQAQAAEQGCDQVVWLDACERRYVEEMGTNNLFFVYGSGSQARLVTPSLSGSLLPGITRDSLLTLAADSGFQVEERLVSVEELRKGADSGEITEVFGCGTAAVITPVGSVRSADGEFTIGGGQPGEVTMALRDTLTGIQRGTFADIHGWMNPMS; translated from the coding sequence ATGACCGTTGCCGCACAGTTCACCCGTATTCCACATCCTGCGCCCGCCCCGGCGCAGCGGGTACAGGAGATCCTGGCGGCACCCGGCTTCGGGCGCTACTTCACCGACCACATGGTGTCCATCGACTACACCGACGGCCAGTGGGGCAACGCCCGCGTCGAACCGTACGGCTCGCTGTCCATGGATCCGGCGACCATGGTGTTCCACTACGGCCAGGCCATCTTCGAAGGGCTGAAGGCCTACCGGCAGGGCGACGGCAGTCTGTCGTGCTTCCGCATCGACGCCAACGCCGCTCGCTTCCAGCGTTCCGCCCGCCGGATGGCGATGGCGGAACTGCCGGAGGAGCTGTTCATCGAATCGGTGCGGCAGTTACTGGAGGTCGACGAGCGCTGGGTGCCCGCGGCCGGCGGCGAGGACTCGCTGTACCTGCGTCCGTTCATGTTCGCGACCGAGGTCGGGGTGGGTGTGAAGCCCGCCGACTCGTACAAGTACCTGCTGCTGGGTTCGCCGGCGGGCGCCTACTTCAAGGGTGGCGTCAAGCCGGTCAAGGTGTGGCTGTCCAGCGAGTTCGTGCGTGCCGCTCCGGGCGGTACCGGTGAGGCGAAGGTCGCGGGCAATTACGCGGCCTCGCTGCTCGCGCAGGCGCAGGCCGCGGAGCAGGGCTGTGATCAGGTGGTGTGGCTGGACGCGTGCGAGCGCCGCTACGTCGAGGAGATGGGTACCAACAACCTGTTCTTCGTCTACGGCTCCGGTTCGCAGGCCCGCCTGGTGACCCCGTCGCTGTCCGGGTCGCTGCTGCCCGGCATCACCCGCGACTCGCTGCTCACCCTCGCCGCCGACTCCGGGTTCCAGGTCGAAGAGCGGCTGGTCTCGGTCGAGGAATTGCGCAAGGGCGCCGACTCCGGGGAAATCACCGAGGTTTTCGGTTGCGGTACCGCCGCTGTCATCACGCCGGTCGGTTCGGTGCGATCCGCGGATGGCGAATTCACCATCGGCGGCGGGCAGCCCGGTGAGGTCACCATGGCGCTGCGCGACACGTTGACCGGCATCCAGCGCGGTACCTTCGCCGATATCCACGGGTGGATGAACCCGATGAGCTGA
- the gcvT gene encoding glycine cleavage system aminomethyltransferase GcvT, whose amino-acid sequence MTDTNLLQGPIHAVHVELGATFAPFGGWEMPVSYAGTVAEHQAVRGTVGLFDVSHLGKATVRGAGAKDFVNSALTNDLGRIRPGKAQYTLCCQADGGVIDDLIAYYVSDDEIFLVPNAANTAAVVAELRKVAPAGITVTDEHREYAVFAVQGPKSAEVLTALGLPTELEYMAYADAVWDGRPVRVCRTGYTGEHGYELLPRWADGADLFRALTEQVRAAGGQPAGLGARDTLRTEMGYPLHGHELSLEISPVQARAGWAVGWKKPEFWGKEALAKEKAEGPRRLLMGLKALDRGVLRQGQNVLRDGVPVGVTTSGTFSPSLKVGIALALLDTDANLIPGDEVEVDVRGRRLRCEVVKPPFVEARTA is encoded by the coding sequence GTGACCGATACGAACCTGTTGCAGGGGCCCATTCACGCTGTCCACGTCGAGCTCGGAGCTACTTTCGCGCCATTCGGCGGGTGGGAGATGCCGGTGTCGTATGCGGGGACGGTGGCCGAGCATCAGGCGGTGCGCGGCACGGTCGGGTTGTTCGATGTGAGTCACCTCGGTAAGGCGACTGTGCGCGGCGCGGGTGCGAAGGATTTCGTGAACTCGGCGCTGACCAACGATCTGGGGCGGATCCGGCCGGGCAAGGCGCAGTACACGCTGTGCTGTCAGGCCGACGGCGGCGTCATCGATGACCTGATCGCCTACTACGTCAGCGATGACGAGATTTTCCTGGTGCCCAATGCCGCGAACACCGCGGCCGTGGTGGCCGAGCTGCGCAAGGTGGCGCCCGCGGGGATCACCGTGACCGACGAACACCGCGAGTACGCGGTGTTCGCGGTGCAGGGGCCGAAGTCCGCCGAGGTGCTGACCGCGCTGGGGCTGCCCACCGAGCTGGAGTACATGGCCTACGCCGACGCGGTGTGGGACGGTCGTCCGGTTCGGGTGTGCCGTACCGGTTACACCGGTGAGCACGGCTACGAGTTGCTGCCGCGCTGGGCCGACGGCGCGGACCTGTTCCGCGCGCTGACCGAGCAGGTGCGGGCCGCCGGCGGCCAGCCCGCCGGGCTCGGTGCGCGCGACACCCTGCGCACCGAAATGGGTTACCCGTTGCACGGACATGAACTGTCCCTGGAGATTTCGCCGGTCCAGGCCCGCGCCGGCTGGGCCGTGGGCTGGAAGAAGCCGGAGTTCTGGGGCAAGGAAGCGCTGGCGAAGGAGAAGGCCGAGGGGCCGCGCCGCCTGCTGATGGGGCTCAAGGCGCTCGACCGGGGTGTGCTCCGGCAAGGGCAGAACGTGCTGCGCGATGGCGTGCCCGTCGGCGTGACCACCTCCGGCACCTTCTCGCCGTCGTTGAAGGTCGGTATCGCCCTCGCGCTCCTGGACACCGACGCGAACCTGATCCCCGGCGACGAGGTCGAGGTGGACGTGCGTGGCCGCCGGCTGCGCTGCGAGGTCGTCAAGCCGCCGTTCGTCGAGGCGCGCACCGCGTAG